DNA from Phragmites australis chromosome 16, lpPhrAust1.1, whole genome shotgun sequence:
TCTTTGCCAACCTTCAGATCCCTGACCTCATACGTGCGGGTTCTGTCTCTTCCTCTTGGCATGCCGCCTACACCAGTCTGCGCGACCTCGGGCAGTACAAAATGTCCCAGACGCCATGCCTGCTCTACACCTCTGAATCTGCTGGTGAGAATGTTGCGTGTCTCTACAGCCTCGTGGAACAGAGGGAATACAAGTTAACTCTCCCAGATCCACCCATCCGTAGTCGGTTTCTGATCGGGTCCTCCAATGGTTGGCTGGTTACTGCGAATGAGAGGTCTGAGCTGCACCTTGTCAATCCGATCACTTGTGAACAGATTGCTCTCCCGTCAGTGCTCACCATCGAGCAAGTGAAGCCCATCTTTGATGACTCAGGCACTATCAACATGTACGAGCTATCATACCACGGTGGCAGGGCGCCTGAGATATATGCTCTCAACGATCTGCGTGAGCACCTCTACTTCAAGGCATTTGTGTTCCCTGATCTGTCCACTGGAAGCTACATTGTGGTGCTCATCCACAATCCGTACCATCAGCTTTCGTTTGCAAGAGCTGGGGATGATAAGTGGAACTTACTGCCACCGAACATACGCTATAGAGATTGCATGTACATGGATGGTCTGTTGTATGCACTGACATCACTTGGAGAAATCCACGCTTTTGATCTCACTGCCTCCACTGTCACAATGAAGGTCATTATGGACCGGGTGAAGTTTATTCACGAGAGCATGTACATCATTCTGGCTCCTTGGGGTGATCTGCTGCAAGTTTGGAGGATAGTAGATCATCCAATGCATGAGGAACACGATGCACCAGGGATAGTATATCATCCAGGGCAGGAAGTTTGGAGGATTGTAAATCATCCAGAGCATGAGGAAGAGGATTGTGATGCACCAGGGATATTAAATCATCCAGatcaggaggatgaggatggtgATGCACCGGGGATAGTAAATGCTCCAGAGCAGGAGGATGAGTGCGTGCGATATATTACCAAGAAAATCATAGTATATAAAGTGGACATGGCTGCAAAACAGCTTGTGAAAATTAACAGCTTGCCAcatcatattttatttcttgGGCACAACCAGACACACTGTCTTGGTGCTGCAGAACACCCGCAATTGAAGGCCAATCATGCCTACTTCACTGATGATCACGACAAACTGATTATGCTATTAAAGAATCATACTCGTGATATAGGAGTTCTCAACTTGGAAAATAGCAGGAGGAAGGAAATTGTGTCTCAGATTTGGTCCAACTGGCCTTCTCCCACATGGATAATACCCAATCTTACAAAGATGAATTTGGCATTCTGCAAATAAgcctattttatttatttatctcgGTATTAAAATTATGGAACCCTCTTTTGTAttgttaatttttatttaacGAAAAGGCTGTAATTCAGATATCAGAAAAATAACGGGAAGAAAGGGCGGAGGAAAAGTTCTGGTTGCTCTATGGCTCTATGCTCCTATCAGTaccataaaaaaattgttttcatgTGCAAACATCATGAAGATATTACTCCTGGTGTAAATTTATCATTTAGGgctttgatttgttttttagttgGTGGGACATACGGTTGCATACTTGTTTCATGCTATATTTGTTCCTGTAGTACCTACTGTTAAAGATAGATtagatatatgtatatgtgtaatACCCCGTGTTATAagggttttttttgcatattGTTCACcacctatacatatatatatatatatactagtttTGGTCTCTAGGGAATATAAGTTGCTATTTCTAACATAGTATTAGAGCAATGGTTTTCTTTTAGGACGCAACAACTCGTCCTAAAACCCTAAATTTTTTTCTCCACCACAGTCGGCTTCTCTACTTGCCGACTCCTCCTTGACAGCGAGCTTCTCTCTCCTCATCAGCCAGTGTCACTGGCTCTGCCCCTCTGTCGCTGTCCCTTCCCACTCTGCGTCGTCTTGTCCTGGATGTGCAGCCATCGGGGTCGCACGGTCGACCTCTCTCACTGCTAACCTCAGGCTGTTGGGCCCCATTGTCACATTGCTGCGAATTCGCTTGACGTAGATCTTTTGCAATCCATTCCATGTAGTGCACGTCCTCAGGTAGTTCATTTCTGCTCCCACTCAGCTCAACTATAGTCATATTCTTCGTGTTCGGTGATATCTTCGTGGGACTTTCTTTCGCGGTCTTTTCTTTCAACACTGCAACTCTTTACAGCTCCGTGCATATTTTGATGCTACTTGGCTAGTGATTCCTCTAATTGCAAGTCTCTTTCTGCCTATTGTGTTTTCCATGATGGTTCTCTCATTGTTTGGAAGACTAAAAGCAAACCACAATTTTCTGTTCTAGTGAAGAAGTTGAGTTGCGAGCCATGGCTTTGTTGACAACAGAGGTTACTTGGTTACGATGGTTACTTGAGGATTTCATTGTTTCATCACCTACACTAAgtcctctcttctccaactattggGGAATGGTTTCATAGGCCCTTTTAGACATCGGGTCGAAGACCTCCGCCGGTGCCGCAAACTAACAAGACTTACAGTTATCGTAGATCTGTCGTGTTGTAGGAACCCTTTGGACTCTCCGTGCCAAAAGAACAGTTCCGGCAGCCAAGACAAGCGAAGCCTTCGTTGGGCCTTTGGAGCTCAGCTAATGGGCTTCGCTCGAAGGGACGCTAAAGGTGCAACCAAGCGGAGACCTTCGGAAGTCTAAGCGAAGGGTGATCCAAGCCTTGCACAAAGATGGAGAAATGGGTGAAGGCATGGTTGAAGGGAGGACCATTGGTAGCGACCAAAGACAATAAAGGGTAagattgtaaataatctagATGTACTTAGGAAAGTACCATAACACCCTCGAATATGCCGAGCATGTGGCAGTTAGAGGGGTAATCTTGTAAACCATAACCGGAAGTGGTTGAGTATGACCTATAAATAGGGCGTAACTGTAACTGTCATAACATGTGACATTAATACGATAAAAGCTTCCCCACTTTGTGTACTGTTCCCTATAACCTTTGGATCATTATGAGGTTCAAAGGCCCATCACTTTATTGGTGGCGCTAGTTTCCAACACCAACAATACAAGTGGTATTAGTATTGCTCGAGACCTAGTGAAGCATGAGCTAActaagcatattggtgttgatgcttcctTTATGAGGTCTCAAGTGTAGGAACAGGTTGTTTGTCTTCATTATGTGCCTTTAGAACTTTAGGTGGCAGATTTCTTTGCAAAGGCTCAGACTCGAACGCATCACAGCTtctatctctccaaactcagtgtgGTTGACCCACCATGAGTTTTGGGGGCATTAAAGATAtagattatatatatgtatatatgtaatatCCCGTGTTATAAAGAGTTTCCTGCATATCATCTCCCACCTGTACTTGTATATATACTGGCTTATGGCTTTCAGGGAATATAAGTTACTATTCCTAACACTTACATATGCTCGAAGTTGTTTTGGGTTTTGTACTTCTGTGACAAAAGGTAAATATCTTGTTTGTTGCTTAATTTGAGTGCTGATATTGTGCTGTGCTCTGGTCTAGCTGTGAATTGTGACGCTACATTGAAACCAGCTGAAATGCTGCTAGCATTGTTGGAACCTACTAAGTTCCTCAAGTTGTAGTCATGCTGTACTGATGGGAGAGGTCCTGGACCTCGGCGTCCAGGAGCCGTGATGGCTTCCTGGCTGCtgtgagagaggagagggatgaTAGAGGAGGTAGGGAAACTTAGAGGCTTCTTATTGCTTGCATAGATTGATAatggcatgcatatatatagccGGCCCTAACATGATCTCTAACGAAACTAACAATCTGAACGCTAATGGAAAA
Protein-coding regions in this window:
- the LOC133894872 gene encoding uncharacterized protein LOC133894872, translated to METCSRAGTRSNLWPWGLAIHPKDMWYLVLRVLPKLLVFPHSLLKKFRKDEHVHASLIELDTVVGVMPELPQDTLMVIFANLQIPDLIRAGSVSSSWHAAYTSLRDLGQYKMSQTPCLLYTSESAGENVACLYSLVEQREYKLTLPDPPIRSRFLIGSSNGWLVTANERSELHLVNPITCEQIALPSVLTIEQVKPIFDDSGTINMYELSYHGGRAPEIYALNDLREHLYFKAFVFPDLSTGSYIVVLIHNPYHQLSFARAGDDKWNLLPPNIRYRDCMYMDGLLYALTSLGEIHAFDLTASTVTMKVIMDRVKFIHESMYIILAPWGDLLQVWRIVDHPMHEEHDAPGIVYHPGQEVWRIVNHPEHEEEDCDAPGILNHPDQEDEDGDAPGIVNAPEQEDECVRYITKKIIVYKVDMAAKQLVKINSLPHHILFLGHNQTHCLGAAEHPQLKANHAYFTDDHDKLIMLLKNHTRDIGVLNLENSRRKEIVSQIWSNWPSPTWIIPNLTKMNLAFCK